The following are encoded together in the Thunnus maccoyii chromosome 18, fThuMac1.1, whole genome shotgun sequence genome:
- the LOC121883446 gene encoding cytochrome P450 2K1-like produces the protein MSPLEDLVFFLFSSPTTLLGAVAVLLILRLVSSSFTSQEIGKEPPGPRPLPLLGNLLQLDLKRPYKTLCELSKQYGSVFTVYFGTKKVVVLAGYKTVKQALVSYAEEFGDRDISPIFYDTSGGHGILFANGESWKEMRRFALSTLRDFGMGKRVAEDKILEECCHLIQLFDEYKGKPFDTTCPVNYATSNIISSIVYGSRFEYSDPRFKNLVRRANENIRITGSAPIQLYNMFPRLVSWIKNRQLILKNVEMTLRDVKDLIKHLKETLNPHICRGLVDCFLIRKQKEEDSHIIDTHYHEKNLIFTVTNLFAAGTDTTATTLRWGLLLMAKYPQIQDQVQDELSRVVGSRQIRVDDRKNLPYTDAVIHETQRLASIVPMSIPHKTSRDVTFQGYFIKEGTIVFPLLTSVLYDESEWESPHTFNPSHFLDKEGKFIRRDAFMAFSAGRRICLGESLAKMELFLFFTTLLQRFRFSPPPAVTEDDLDLTPAVGFVLSPSPHELCAVSRQ, from the exons atgtcTCCTTTGGAAGATTtagttttcttcctcttctccagtCCTACCACTCTGTTGGGGGCTGTTGCTGTCCTGCTCATCCTCCGTCTTGTCTCCAGTAGTTTCACCTCCCAGGAAATAGGGAAAGAGCCTCCAGGACCGAGGCCTCTGCCCCTGCTTGGCAACCTGTTGCAGCTTGATCTCAAGAGACCCTACAAAACCCTGTGTGAG cttTCAAAACAATATGGATCTGTATTTACGGTTTACTTTGGAACCAAGAAAGTGGTGGTGTTGGCTGGATACAAGACAGTCAAACAGGCTCTGGTCAGCTATGCAGAAGAGTTTGGAGACCGAGACATTTCCCCCATTTTTTATGACACCAGTGGAGGTCATG GAATTCTGTTTGCAAATGGAGAATCCTGGAAAGAGATGAGACGTTTTGCTCTCTCCACCCTGAGAGACTTTGGGATGGGCAAAAGAGTTGCTGAGGATAAAATCTTAGAGGAATGCTGCCATCTGATTCAATTGTTTGACGAGTATAAAG GGAAACCATTTGATACAACATGTCCAGTGAATTATGCAACATCCAATATTATCTCCTCTATCGTGTATGGAAGCAGATTTGAATACAGTGACCCTCGATTCAAAAACTTGGTGAGACGAGCCAACGAGAACATACGCATTACTGGTTCTGCACCAATCCAG CTTTACAACATGTTTCCCCGACTGGTCAGTTGGATAAAAAACCGGCAActgatattaaaaaatgttgagatGACTCTCAGAGATGTTAAAGATTTAATCAAGCATCTGAAAGAGACACTGAACCCTCACATATGCAGGGGACTGGTTGACTGTTTTCTGATTCGAAAGCAGAAAGAGGAG GACTCACACATTATAGACACTCACTACCATGAGAAGAACTTGATATTTACAGTGACAAACCTGTTTGCTGCTGGTACTGACACCACAGCAACTACACTGAGATGGGGTTTGCTGCTTATGGCCAAATATCCGCAAATACAAG ACCAGGTCCAGGACGAGTTGAGCAGGGTGGTTGGAAGCCGCCAGATCCGAGTAGATGACCGAAAAAACCTGCCGTACACTGACGCCGTCATTCATGAGACACAGAGACTCGCCAGCATTGTCCCCATGTCAATTCCTCACAAAACCAGCCGAGACGTCACTTTCCAGGGTTACTTCATCAAAGAG GGGACTATTGTGTTTCCGCTGCTTACTTCTGTCCTGTATGATGAGAGTGAATGGGAGAGCCCACACACTTTCAACCCTTCCCACTTCCTGGATAAGGAGGGTAAATTTATCAGGAGAGATGCCTTCATGGCCTTTTCTGCAG GTCGCAGAATTTGTCTTGGAGAGAGTCTGGCCAAGATGGagctcttcctcttcttcaccaCCCTCCTCCAGCGCTTTCGTTTCAGTCCTCCACCTGCAGTGACAGAGGATGACCTGGATCTGACTCCTGCTGTGGGCTTCGTCCTCAGTCCTTCACCTCATGAGCTGTGTGCCGTGAGTCGACAATGA
- the LOC121883448 gene encoding cytochrome P450 2K1-like: MSLPHKTSRDVIFQGYFIKRGTIVFPLLTSVLYDESEWESPHTFNPSHFLDKEGKFIRRDAFMPFSAGRRVCLGESLAKMELFLFFTTLLQRFRFTPPPAVTEDDLDLTPAVGFVLSPSPHELCAVSRQ, from the exons ATGTCACTTCCTCACAAAACTAGCCGAGACGTCATCTTCCAGGGTTACTTTATCAAAAGG GGGACCATTGTGTTTCCTCTGCTTACTTCTGTCCTGTATGATGAGAGTGAATGGGAGAGCCCACACACTTTCAACCCTTCCCACTTCCTGGATAAGGAGGGTAAATTTATCAGGAGAGATGCCTTCATGCCCTTTTCTGCAG GTCGCAGAGTTTGTCTTGGAGAGAGTCTGGCCAAGATGGagctcttcctcttcttcaccaCCCTCCTCCAGCGCTTTCGTTTCACTCCTCCACCTGCAGTGACAGAGGATGACCTGGATCTGACTCCTGCTGTGGGCTTCGTCCTCAGTCCTTCACCTCATGAGCTGTGTGCTGTCAGTCGACAATGA
- the LOC121883444 gene encoding cytochrome P450 2K1-like → MSPLEDFVFFLFSSPTTLLGAVAVLLVLCLVSSSFTSQETGKEPPGPRSLPLLGNLLQLDLKRPYKTLCELSKKYGSVFTVYLGTKKVVVLAGYKTVKEALVSYAEEFGDRDISPILYDANQGHGILFANGESWKEMRRFALSTLRDFGMGKRVAEDKILEECCHLIQMFDEHKGKPFDTTCPVNYATSNIISSIVYGSRFEYSDPRFKNLVRRANETIRITGSVPIQLYNMFPWLLSWIKNRHLILKNVEMTVRDVKDLIKHLKATLNPHICRGLVDCFLIRKKKEEDSHIIDTHYHEKNLIFTVTNLFAAGTDTTATTLRWGLLFMAKYPQIQDKVQDELSRVVGSRQIRVDDRKNLPYTDAVIHETQRLASIVPTSIPHITSRDVTFQGYFIKEGTIVFPLLFSVLYDESQWESPHTFDPSHFLDKEGKFIRRDAFMVFSAGRRVCLGESLAKMELFLFFTTLLQRFRFSPPPAVTEDDLDLTPAVGFILSPSPHELCAVSRQ, encoded by the exons atgtctcctttggaggattttgttttcttcctcttctccagtCCTACCACTCTGTTGGGGGCTGTTGCTGTCCTGCTTGTCCTCTGTCTTGTCTCCAGTAGTTTCACCTCCCAGGAAACAGGGAAAGAGCCTCCAGGACCGAGGTCTCTGCCACTGCTTGGCAACCTGTTGCAGCTGGATCTCAAGAGACCCTACAAAACCCTGTGTGAG cttTCAAAAAAATATGGATCTGTATTTACAGTTTACTTAGGAACCAAGAAAGTGGTGGTGTTGGCTGGATACAAGACAGTCAAAGAGGCTCTGGTCAGCTACGCAGAAGAGTTTGGAGACCGAGACATCTCCCCCATTCTTTATGATGCCAATCAAGGTCATG GAATTCTGTTTGCAAATGGAGAATCCTGGAAAGAGATGAGACGTTTTGCTCTCTCCACCCTGAGAGACTTTGGGATGGGCAAAAGAGTTGCTGAGGATAAAATCTTAGAGGAATGCTGCCATCTGATTCAAATGTTTGACGAGCATAAAG GGAAACCATTTGATACAACATGTCCAGTGAATTATGCAACATCCAATATTATCTCCTCTATCGTGTATGGAAGCAGATTTGAATACAGTGACCCTCGATTCAAAAACTTGGTGAGACGAGCCAACGAGACTATACGCATTACTGGTTCTGTACCAATCCAG CTTTACAACATGTTTCCCTGGCTGCTCAGTTGGATAAAAAACCGGCATctgatattaaaaaatgttgagatGACTGTCAGAGATGTCAAAGATTTAATCAAGCATCTGAAAGCGACACTGAACCCTCACATATGCAGGGGACTGGTGGACTGTTTTCTGATTcggaagaagaaagaggag GACTCACACATTATAGACACTCACTACCATGAGAAGAACTTGATATTTACAGTGACAAACCTGTTTGCTGCTGGTACTGACACCACAGCAACTACACTGAGATGGGGTTTGCTGTTTATGGCCAAATATCCACAAATACAAG ACAAGGTCCAGGACGAGTTGAGCAGGGTGGTTGGAAGCCGCCAGATCCGAGTAGATGACCGAAAAAACCTGCCGTACACTGATGCCGTCATTCATGAGACACAGAGACTTGCCAGCATTGTCCCCACATCAATTCCTCACATAACCAGCCGAGACGTCACTTTCCAGGGTTACTTCATCAAAGAG GGGACTATTGTGTTTCCTCTGCTTTTTTCTGTCCTGTATGATGAGAGTCAATGGGAGAGCCCACACACTTTCGACCCTTCCCACTTCCTGGATAAGGAGGGTAAATTTATCAGGAGAGATGCCTTCATGGTCTTTTCTGCAG GTCGCAGAGTTTGTCTTGGAGAGAGTCTGGCCAAGATGGAGCTCTTCCTTTTCTTCACCACCCTCCTCCAGCGCTTTCGTTTCAGTCCTCCACCTGCAGTGACAGAGGATGACCTTGATCTGACTCCTGCAGTGGGCTTCATCCTCAGTCCTTCACCTCATGAGCTGTGTGCTGTCAGTCGACAATGA